The segment CAACTTTATACTAGCAATAACAACATAACCTGTGCttgcaaaaataattatagtaattgTGAGGTAGCACATTTCATTTTCACAGTCTATTACTACACATTCCTTACTAAGAGCACTTAACTATGAAAGCTATGATAATATATAAGAATTCTGCAGGTTTTTCAAGATGTAAATAACGTCTTTAAATTAAGtaagaatatgaatattttaatcatattgaaatatattcaatcttattttcttataattattatgTCTGAGCTAGTTTGCCCTGCTCCTGAATAACTGTCTCAGAAAGAGACTTGACGATCTTCTCGTGGATTTTTTTCGGATAAGTTTTAGGAATCacatagttttaatatgaaaattataatttattcctatttagttttttaattacattaatctcttaaaaagtaatataaacTGGACACATTAAAGGATATCTcggatacattataacataaattgaATACACACATATGCAGATTGGATACACTAAAACTAGATctgatacataatatgtagtttggatacattataaaataaatgaatacatatatgtagctcgaatacattaaatattGGCTCAAATACATTGATATGTAGTTCGGATATATTAAAGAAGTAAGAAATTTTAGAGGTTTTAGAAATAGAAagagatattaaaaataagggAACACAAGACGTGAAATAAATTTCCTTCGTTTTTCTTCATAGCAACTTCTAATATTTGAGAATTGAGCACTAGGAAGGTTCGTTAATATAAAGGCTCAATTTATTTCTCTGTctcgttttattaattaattattagtatgGTTGACtactaattattttatcactATAACTAGTTTATGATTGAGACATGCAGCTAACTGATTAATTGATTGCTTTTGGTAATAATCCTAACTTTTCAAATTATCATAACCCTACAGAACCTCCTTAGCAGTTTCCATATTTCTTCTACAATACATGCAGATTGATAAAAGTTTTTCTCGTCGAATTAGCTCACTAGAAAagcacataatgaaaaatatattcttaCCGAAATATTAAAAAGCTTACTAATTTTCCTGTGTAAAAAtactagtaatatttttttttctgtttctcACTgatacaattaaaatataaatgaaaataattactaaatatTTTCCGGTAGAAATTTTTAATGAAGCTTATGCAAGGACATTTATTGATTAGGTAAAGGGCTTTGTttcatttgattaaataattgatcaatataattaaaatgtgcatttttttttattttctaagttttcCTGATTTTTAAGTGGGATTTTGTGTTGGAGGATAGAACCGTTTGGAATACGTAAGaatttaaaagaacaaaaaaaaaaaaagttagtcaaaaagcATTATAATTGAGAGGTATAATCCCACATAGGTTAATCAATATATCTTAATTATCATAACTATTATCATGTGTTAATTTACTCTTAAGAAAATCCCTTCAAAAagtataattcaatttttggaTAGCAGATAGTagatatttaatgaaaataattgaaatttgcACGAATTAATTCATTTCagtgataattatttttttaaaataaaatttggtaaCATATTAGGAATGGGAACTTCTAGATGAAATAGAAGGAAAATTCAAAAAGAGGAAAGAAATAAACGGGTAGAAGTATCAATTATCAATTACATATATACGAGTGACAATAACCAAGCAGGTCATGATTGACATGTCTGGCGGgcatttgtattattttttttttatttatttgtcttgattcataaattttattatatataagtgATAATAAACGGACAGGTCATGATCGACATGCATGCTTGCGCGGCAGTTGCATTATTTGCTCTTTTTTTATGGTTCtttcgttttaatttgtttgtcttgattttaaattcttttatatatataagtgaCAGTAACCAGGCAGGTCATGGTCGACCCTGCCTGACActgcattattttttctttttcggtGGTTCTtccgttttaatttgtttgtcttgatttttaatgttttaactgacaagttaaaatatttataaaaaacaaataaaaattttgattgattaataaaattaatctatCTGTGTCTCATAAAAAGGATAGAAAAAGTAACATGTATTATTTGATTTGGAAACTACGTAAAAGATATTGTAAATCTCAATAATTAACAACATTTGATTGACTCTTGAAATTCTATCGGTACTATTTACATTGGGACAAAAGAagtgatatatattatttaaaaattacataaaaatactataaattacaataactacttaagatatttaaaattcatGTCAAAATTTAATCTACTATTTAAATTCTATCTATATCGCataaagtgaaataaaaaataacagatATTGAGTCAGTGCATACACCGATATCTAGTATATACATGATATGACCTTATTGGATAAATActaaaagaacagaaaaatttGTTTCCAAATTTTCCTTCTTAGTTGttggaaaagaaaaggaaaattttccATGTATAGGTAGGACAGTTGGACAATTAACTCTATGTAATTTCATCCATCTTACTAATAAAACTTGAATTATACATCTCATTTCGatacaaatttcaaattaaagtaACCTTATTATGATACAATAATGAGTAAATTGATAACCTGATTGAactatcataaaaataaagtgaaaagaaaaaactataatttGCACACTTATTCAAGTATTCCTTTGGCTTTAAAAATTacacaattgaaaagaaatttgaacggagaaaatttaatataagagTATTTCGATTTCTATAGttgataaagtatttttttttatttatcatcatattaattattaaatttgaaaaaaataattacactcGACTTTTCCAAAATAACAAGTGAAACTAGTTACATGAAAAATTATTAGCATGCAACTTGATATAGCAAATTAAATATAcatcttttattatatttactaTAAAGATGGATCTTAGAATTACTCTTACTCTAATTATTATAGAAAATGAATTTAATATGAGTTGTATCCTTAAAAGAAATGAAactaaaaagttaattttttttagtttcaattaATGTTTTAAAAGGCATAATTAAGAGAATTAATTATAAACACAAATTAAAGTGTAATTAAAACCCACTAAAAAAGGAACTATTTAATGATCAAATGAGAACAACATTAATTATCACAAACTAATCATCGACAAATTAAAATTCACTATTTTCTCCAAACAAATAAACTTTTAAAGTCAACAAACATAtctgtgaaattaggtcttaggcctaactcacaccccaaaagctagctcaaagggaggagtaTTGCCCATGCCTTATaaagagtccacccatctcattaatcaccgatgtgggacttttgtcattctttaacaccccacctcacgcccagtgcttagcatctggtgcgtgggcaatttcaattttggggaccccaacatcgggtgagacgggccctgctctgataccatgtgaaattaggtcttaggcctaactcacaccccagaagctagctcaaagggaggagtaTTGCCCATGCCTTATAAAGAGTCcgcccatctcattaatcaccgatgtgggacttttgtcattctttaacaccccacctcacgcccagtgcttagcatctggtgcgtgggcaatttcaattttggggaccccaacatcgggtgagacgggccctgctctgataccatgtgaaattaggtcttaggcctaactcacaccccagaagctagctcaaagggaggagtaTTGCCCATGCCTTATAAAGAGTCcgcccatctcattaatcaccgatgtgggacttttgtcattctttaacaccccacctcacgcccagtgcttagcatctggtgcgtgggcaatttcaattttggggaccccaacatcgggtgagacgggccctgctctgataccatgtgaaattaggtcttaggcctaactcacaccccagaagctagctcaaagggaggagtaTTGCCCATGCCTTATAAAGAGTCcgcccatctcattaatcaccgatgtgggacttttgtcattctttaacaccccacctcacgcccagtgcttagcatctggtgcgtgggcaatttcaattttggggaccccaacatcgggtgagacgggccctgctctgataccatgtgaaattaggtcttaggcctaactcacaccccagaagctagctcaaagggaggagtaTTGCCCATGCCTTATAAAGAGTCcgcccatctcattaatcaccgatgtgggacttttgtcattctttaacaccccacctcacgcccagtgcttagcatctggtgcgtgggcaatttcaattttggggaccccaacatcgggtgagacgggccctgctctgataccatgtgaaattaggtcttaggcctaactcacaccccagaagctagctcaaagggaggagtaTTGCCCATGCCTTATAAAGAGTCcgcccatctcattaatcaccgatgtgggacttttgtcattctttaacaccccacctcacgcccagtgcttagcatctggtgcgtgggcaatttcaattttggggaccccaacatcgggtgagacgggccctgctctgataccatgtgaaattaggtcttaggcctaactcacaccccagaagctagctcaaagggaggagtaTTGCCCATGCCTTATAAAGAGTCcgcccatctcattaatcaccgatgtgggacttttgtcattctttaacaccccacctcacgcccagtgcttagcatctggtgcgtgggcaatttcaattttggggaccccaacatcgggtgagacgggccctgctctgataccatgtgaaattaggtcttaggcctaactcacaccccagaagctagctcaaagggaggagtaTTGCCCATGCCTTATAAAGAGTCcgcccatctcattaatcaccgatgtgggacttttgtcattctttaacaccccacctcacgcccagtgcttagcatctggtgcgtgggcaatttcaattttggggaccccaacatcgggtgagacgggccctgctctgataccatgtgaaattaggtcttaggcctaactcacaccccagaagctagctcaaagggaggagtaTTGCCCATGCCTTATAAAGAGTCcgcccatctcattaatcaccgatgtgggacttttgtcattctttaacaccccacctcacgcccagtgcttagcatctggtgcgtgggcaatttcaattttggggaccccaacatcgggtgagacgggccctgctctgataccatgtgaaattaggtcttaggcctaactcacaccccagaagctagctcaaagggaggagtaTTGCCCATGCCTTATAAAGAGTCcgcccatctcattaatcaccgatgtgggacttttgtcattctttaacaccccacctcacgcccagtgcttagcatctggtgcgtgggcaatttcaattttggggaccccaacatcgggtgagacgggccctgctctgataccatgtgaaattaggtcttaggcctaactcacaccccagaagctagctcaaagggaggagtaTTGCCCATGCCTTATAAAGAGTCcgcccatctcattaatcaccgatgtgggacttttgtcattctttaacaccccacctcacgcccagtgcttagcatctggtgcgtgggcaatttcaattttggggaccccaacatcgggtgagacgggccctgctctgataccatgtgaaattaggtcttaggcctaactcacaccccaaaagctagctcgcagggaggaggattgcccaagccttataaggagtccacccatctcattaattaccgatgtgggacttttgtcttTCTTTAACAATATCATTCCACAAACTCCTTTTAGATAATTTATATATAGTGACAATATTCTTTACTGTCAACatatataactcaaataatacgatattatttatttgtcttaCAACATATTTGTTGAGGATGCCGTCACCGGAATTCCAAGAATCGGCGAGTACTCACTCACCTGTATATACGTCACTAATGGTGATCAATTAAAATTCATTCACCTGTATATACGTCACTAACAATGACCAATTAAAATTCACGATTTTCTCCAAACAAATAAACTTTTAAAGTCAACAAACATAGCATTCCACAAActtttttttagataatttatatataatgacaatgtTTTCTACTGTCaacatatataacttaaataatacGATATCGTTCATTTGTCTTACAACATATTTGTCGATGATGCCGTCAGCGGAATTCCAAGAACCGGCGAGTACTCACTCACCTTCGGTAAATACGTCACTAACGGTGATCGTTGAGGATGCATTCCCAAAACAAACGAAGTATCCAATTTAACGGCAACATTAACAACTCCGTTACCTCTTGAACCATCTTTATTCCTTAGCCTATAGCTAAATTGCCGGAGAAAACCCGCCGGAAGTAACCCGTTGAATACGTCGGCCGCCGAAATCATACACCACCCTAGTTCACTCCGACCCTTAAGAAAATTTTTAGAATATATTTGAATGTATATACATAAATGTCCATGTAAAAATAGACTAGCATCGATAGATAGATGAAATTTATCGCCCCACATAGCATTATAATTATTATCGATGTTGTTGTTACGTATTGTTTCATCAACCCTAGTTATATGAAGTTCATTCGTGGAGGTGGTGGAGACGGTGGAGACGGTGGCGAAAGGGCGGAACCGCCACGGCCAGGTGGTGGTGTTCTTGAGACCTTGAGCTGATATGATAGTAATTTCCATcgaccaaaatattttttttaagaaaaagaaattaaaagacataTAATATAGTGTGTATGATGCAATTTAATGGCTATTTTAATAACACGAGGGACGATGCACCCATGCAACTTCGCATGTGGAAAAAGTTTTGGTGGACTTGAAATGTAAACGTTTAGTTACTCCTCCGATgtttgatgttcatattgaaattcgattaaatttaaattatatattataaaatatattttaaaaattataattctacCAAAAATTCGAATCTGAGACTTCAggttaaatttaattatttcattagtcataattataattatatcttatctaaataaaaatattaaaattatttttaaatatattaaaaatgatattttttagtttaaacTGATTGAATGAAAAATGTCATATCAATTGAGACCGAGCTAAAACGATATAGATTTGTTTGGATTTAATGTAAAGAACAAGGAAAAAACTTGAATAGGATAAATGTGACCTACTAATATATAGTGGCCAAACCATTTGAAAATTAATAAACTAGGCCCACGccgttttttttttccttcatcaATTCTTTCTAGGAAGTAACGAGCCGATACACTTGCAATAAGGATGAgcaatgagaaaaatatattatttttcaaaatgttttccccaaaaaaaaatatttgaattttctcATATGGccgaaaattttgattttttcttttagaaacaaaaaaacttttgaaaaaattacattttaaaggagaaaatcaattatatgaaatttagtttttatttaattttttttattttagaagatcaaatttattttcgtaaaaaaatattttttaatttaatctaaCCAACCAAgcattagaaaattttaaaaagtccCCTCATTCCATCATTTTCTTAATCATTCTATTAGTTGATGATTTAACATCAAGATTCCTAAGTAGAAGGTTGTACTGATAAGTCAAGAATTTTTCCACAAGAGGCCaagaaaaaaagtgaaaagacaatggataaatattttctctattttataaagtattaatatttgatatatattttaaagaaaattttattagaaatgtatgttattaaattaactttgttaacaatactttgaaattctaaatttatctgttattattttgtttaattatttaatactaagaatcgaaaaaataagatatatatgaGTTCAATATCTCTTATTTTTTGGTCGAAATCAAGCATAGAAATTCCAAAGTGATTTTCTCCACATAAAATGATAGGATTAGACGTTTTCCCTTTTcttataatcatatattattatatgtggAAAGTGAACCACTAAAAACGTAATTTTAatgcttatttatttatatatttatcaatggCATCAATGTTAAGAATTCTCCTTGTATGAACTTGAACGTAACAATCCTCGCTTTAGGATAGACCCATATTCATCTTTTCATGGTATCATGTAACAATCGTCATTTTATGAGCTAACTTTTGAGGTTAGGTTAAACCATATTAATCTTTTCATGGTATCGTGTGGGGCAGTGTTATAAATTCCTACGTCAGAAAAGTGATAgaaatttaatctttttatgtCTACTTGGACAATACTCATCTCATTAACAAACTTTTGAGATTGAGTTAGATTCAAATCCTACGTTTACgatcaaagagaaaaaaacaaaaacaaaaaacaagatAATATTTGCCTTTGAAGTAGTCAAACACTGGCTTCAAGATTTCCATAGGCCCATTACAAGGATCTTCCATACAATTACCATTCAATTTCTCCACAAAACAAAAGgttagagaaaaaagaaaagtttgtTGTCTATACGTTTGGAATGTAATAATaagattattaaataatattggaATGAGTTAATCTTTGAGACATGGTGGAATAATAGTACTAGTAGTATTAGTtttgagataaaataataattcaaaataatcccaaaaatttcagacatttttttttcctattaaatatgatagaaaatatcatgttattttaatacaataaatcaaagtcaataaaaattaatattagagATTAGCCGTATAACTTGTCTTCGAATCAAACAATCCTAAAAGAAATCTCATATTTATTTGAGTCTATTAAAATGAGCGAGTTtgaattaactttaaaaaaatattcgtttttaagtcaaaaacaaaaagtcaaactaaaataatttttaagtcaaaaataaaaagtatgagCAATCTATTTTTGGTttgtaacttattttaagtcattttttactaatcttaagttatttttaacatGGTCAAACACTTTCTAACTTATTCTATatcatttttgacttattttaaatcattaccTTGTATATTTGttaaacattttcaaaagttaaaaattaattttaaaataaatttgaccaaCCTTTAGGTCAATTTAAACGCCCTCTAACTAAAAAAGAGCATCTAAGTTCATCAtaaatgatttttcatttattatgaTTTGCCATTATGCCTCTCATATTggacaataacaaaaaaaaacaatgacaCATTCTTAGTAGGAAATATTTACctgaataaattttatataatataaatttgaatttattaaacTCTAATTTGAATATCAATTATCGAATCGAAACAAAAAACAAGAACACGTAGCAACGCAATCACACTATGACATGTTCCATTGAATGATTATAATTAgtaagttattttatttcatattgtatcaaaactacaaaactaaaactaaattatttatttataatttctcaTACTCTAGTGAATTGTAGGGGATGTTATGTTAATTTGGATTTGTACTATATAAAAGAATCGAACATTTTAATCCATAAtctaatgataataaatatacaGATATATTCTGCAaaataattcaatcataaatttgagatatttttaCATGCTACTTGATTTAAttccctattatttttttaatgcaaatgatcaaatctAGTCTCATC is part of the Solanum pennellii chromosome 8, SPENNV200 genome and harbors:
- the LOC107028227 gene encoding uncharacterized protein LOC107028227 — protein: MSFNFFFLKKIFWSMEITIISAQGLKNTTTWPWRFRPFATVSTVSTTSTNELHITRVDETIRNNNIDNNYNAMWGDKFHLSIDASLFLHGHLCIYIQIYSKNFLKGRSELGWCMISAADVFNGLLPAGFLRQFSYRLRNKDGSRGNGVVNVAVKLDTSFVLGMHPQRSPLVTYLPKVSEYSPVLGIPLTASSTNML